ACACATAGTGATATGAATAGGAAAATTGTGTACAGGATGTTTTTGAAGAATTGAGAGGTGCTTACCCTTGTAAATTGAGGTTAATTGTGTGAAAATGAGTCGGAACTAAAATTCGAATGTATATATGGAATATTGATAGTGTTCATTGTATGTATTAaacttttcattattgttattgtgTGTATCTAACCTGTTATAACTTGTAAAACAGTGATGTGGCAATTTGTATAGCTGCCATGTCAGCTGAAAATACCAATTGCTCATTGAGAATTAATCGAATGATAATTGAAAGTTTGATGCAATACATACAATACAATATTGGGTAAATTTCTGATACACGTTAAACACTTAATCTTTATAATATAAAGCGTGGAATTGCACATTGAAACGCTAATGAGGATTGTAAGTTTACTTATTTTATGGTTGCGTTGTTATCATCTTCTTATTATGATTACATTAAGATTAAGATGTTGTTATCGTGTCCACCAGCTAGCTTTGCACACCCTTAACTCTTCAAGGTCTGCATATCAGTCGATCATGCTAAAGCCATCCTTTTTTGATACGTATACTGTTAGTGGATCCCAAGTGCAGTGTAGTGTGCTTTTAAAGGTATACGATTACCTCTATGAACGAAAGTGTTACTATGGTTGATATAACACACTGAAGTAGGAAATCATACTCAATTAAACTGTTTGCAGGCTGTTTGTTCTGTCCTTAGGACACCATTAACAAGTATCGACCATCTAAGTGTGATATTGCCTGATCCCGATGCATCAAAAGTGCAGTGGACTTTGGAATGCTACAATGGTGTGCTTACCTCTCTTTTTTCTTTGTGCAAGCAACCTGCATTTTCTCTTAAGTATACTTGTTGGTATTTTTTAATCTGTTTAAAAGGACTTTAATATCAAAATTTATGTCGACGGGCCTTTTGTTGCCCAAAAAGTATTAGTAGTAGtttgcactaaaatgttaaaaAATTGTTTTGTAGCAACAAAACCTGTTTATGTTGCCCGGAAAGTATTACAGTAGTAGTAGTTTGCACCAAAATGTTAAATGGGCAAAAAATTGTTTTGTGGCAACAATACCTGTTTACGTTTCCCAATCTGCCTATTGTGTTACCTTTACAGTCTACAAGTCAGCTTTAGTCGTCTGTATAGTTGCAATATCTTAGTCACGTCATATTCTAACTACATTAATCATCTGTAATCAtttgtaaataaaaaaattaaatagtTATGATTTGTTCAGGTATGAAAAAATCGTATTGGATTACATGCAACGTTGAAGCAGATGTGCAACAGCTATCTCTTGATAGAAGAAGGCTGCCTAGCAGCTTTGTTGTGAGACCTCGTGATCTCAACAGATTACTCGCTAATTTTCAGTCAACCCTTCAGGAGATAACTGTTATAGCAACAGAGCCTGCATCATTACCTGCTGATGTGGCAGATGAAGTTAAAGGCAAAGCTGTTGAGCTTAGAAGCTATATAGATCCGACTAAAGGTAAGTATTTTGCTATATCCTTGAGGTGGCAAAATCTGGTTGGGTAACAAGTTAAATCTGGTAACTTTATGGGTTTGGTTGACCAGTAACACTTTTTGTTCAAAGTttctattttcttatacatatttagTGTGTCAAGTATGATTCTAACAATATATTTTCTCCAGTGAtaaattaataactttaataaagtgATTTACATAGATCAATGTGTTAAAAATACACTTTGGATGTCTTAGTGTCTGTCTATCGGTTCTTTGACTTTACTCGAGTGACAAGTTACATATAAAACATGAGAGGACGCATAATAAGTGAATTCGTCCAAATATCCACCTCTACTCTTTCATCTTATTCATCAGTATTTTGTTGTTGTAGAAAATGATTCTTCATTACACACTCAATTGTGGATAGATCCTGCTGAAGAGTTTGTACAGTATACACACTCTGGAGACCCTGTTGACGTAACTTTTGGTGTGAAGGAATTGAAGGTGCTGtaagatatatgatattattatataacATATCTTCGATTTGGGATCCCCTTTTATAACTTATCTGAAATGAATTTCTTTCGACAGGCTTTTCTTACATTTTGTGAGGGATGTGAAGTCGACCTACACTTGTACTTTGATAAAGCTGGCGAGTAAGCTTGTCATCAAGTTTACCTAGTATACTTTGCTTATAAATTGTCCTTGTGCTTCATAAGATCTTTATAACTGATCATTTAGTGTTAGAATTTCATTAGAATTCGATACAAGTGAGATACAGTAGTTGACATGGGGTCACAGTTTGTTGTTAGAGTCCAGTTTTGACTTTCAACAGTCAACCTGATTAGTATTTTGTAAAGGTGAAAAATGGCCAGTACTTCTACGATGGATTGGACTGAAAAGAGTTTTTTTGCCAAATATTACTAGGTTGCCAAATATAAATAGGATTACAAAATTGTATTGGTTTAGAAGTAAGTTACTAAAAATGATTTAGAAGGTTTTATGCTTAACAGGTCGGTATCTGATATGATTTTCCTCAATATTTAACCGTTATACCAGCTAGAGGTATAAGAAAACACAAATTGAATCGTTCTTCACTAAATGAGGCAAAATCGCCACCTTTAGTTTTAACCTTAAAGTTGATAGCCTCATtaaatataaagataatatgaCGATGTTAACATCATTGCAATCAAATTAACAATTTGAATGTAAACACTTGAATCTTTATGGTAGTAGATTTGGAACTTTAAAATATAATGTAGAATCATCTTAAAGGGACAAAGGGTAAATGTATCGTGTTTGTGCCATATCATATTTGATTTGATTTGTTTTGTTTCTTTAGGTGATTTATGTTTGAAACTCTATGACTCTGAATAATGTTTCTATTGTATAATCAGGCCTATTCTATTGGCACCAAAATTTAGCGTCGAAGATGTTTCCGTTTCAAACTTTGATGCGACTTTAGTACTCGCAACAATGCTGGTGTCGCAGTTACAAAGAGAACCTATACCCGCAGCCGCTGAAACCGAAGACCAAGCGCCAGCAGGAAATGTTTCTGAACATCCTTCTGATCACACGAGAATTTGGTCAGAACTTTCAGGTACGTTTCTGTTATTGCTGAAGTTGTACTAAAGCATTATATACATTCTGGAGTTAAAATTTCGCTACTGTTTAAAACCACAGCCGCAAAAAGTGCAAGTCGAATAGGTGGTCATGTAGAAGTGGAAAGGGATCAGAATACAAATATTCAGGAGGATATTCGAAGGATTAGCACAATGCACGTCTCTAAAGCAGCAGCTGCGACAGATGCAAGAAATTTCACAAGCAACATGTATCCTTATATGTTTTCTTGATTCATTTACATACGAATGGTTCGATTTTGGTTGTGTTTTATGTCAAGCGGGTCAATCAACAAGTTCGGCTAAAATGGGATGGGTCAAATGGCAGtgttgcagaactcggaattactGGGCGAGTACTCGATTTTTGCAACTCGGGGAGCActcagtcaaaattggtcaaaactcAGTCAAACTCAAAATTACTCGGAAAATCAGtcaaagtcaaatttggtcaatATTCAAGTACTCCCCGAGTTTCCGAGTACTCCCTAAAAAATCCCGATCAAGTACTACTCGAGTAGCGATTTGTGCAACCTTGCAAGTGAGATAGATCGTCCAAAACATATATTTATTGCTTAAAACTTCTTATTTTAGtatcattcacatatatatttGATAGAAATTATAGAATTAGTGatgtaatataatattataataatataattgtaacaACTGTTTAACTCATTAGTTAATTTGGTGTTAgggaaatatttatatttattactgtAGTTTTTTGATGAACACTTTCTTGACCACATTAGCCATCAACCAATGCAAACGGAATATGAAGGAGAACCTCAAGGTTAGCAAAAAGTCATAACTTGATTTATTAAAACCCTCGATTACTATTACTAGTCCAACTAATAGTAATTAGCTTTTTATGTTCAGGTAGGGCTGAAATCAGTGATCATGGTGTGGTGTCACAACGCCATCATAGTAACTGGGTTGATGCAGATGAAGATGAGGACGATGATCAAGGGGAGGATTCAGAACCGTACGTCCAGGCAACACCACCATACTGTGAGGAATGAATAGTATCGGCGAAATATTGTCAAATGTAACTACCACACTTGTTTAAGCCAACAGCTATTTACTCTAGTTATGGTTTACATGTACTCCAGCAAGAACTTAATATGTAATTATGTGATGCATGTTTAGGTTGTACCCAAAGGATAGTAGTAATGTAGGCATTAAAATTTACATAAATAGTCTTTCCTTGACTATATATGACCTTATGTTAACTTACTCCTACTCTTTGTTGATGTTGAAGTCATAAAAATATTGTCAAATAATTTTTGTTAGATGTTAGATAAGGGTAAAGTGAGGGATTTAATAGTAATATCTAGTACtgcctttccaaaaaaaaaatagtaatattTAGTACTACTTATCTTTTGCTGGCAAGTTGACAAttacattttaacatatatatatctataatctataaatctataaatataaatatataataaaaatatataaataatattaattaaggcGAGTTGTTCTTTTGGACGGATGAGATTATTCCCCTGGCTCTGTGTTTAACTACTCCATTAATCATTTTAACAAAAGTACAAAACGTTAAAATAACAAGATTGGTGACAAAGCAATTCACTTTACAGTATTGTATATCTTGGACGATCGAAAGTTAAATCACGTTTTAaaaatggtttaataattatatatgcacaACACAATATCTACCGTCCAGTATTTAAAGTTTTTATCAAGTGGACATTTCTGCAACAATATATACTGAAATGATTCGGAATTGAAAggaaatttcttttttttttactgCTGTGAGTGTAAGGTGTTGTTAGTTTTTTAATAACATAAAGAAAATAGAGTTTGAAGATCTGTTTGTTGAATATCGAAAACTGTTTGTTTTAATGTTTACTGAATATATAATTTGAATTCGTGAATTATTGTACTTTTTTCATTTTTTTATcaatgaaaataaaataaattaaaattattgatttaaaagtaatgaaaaaATTATGAACAACAAACACAATAGTATAATTAACTTAATGTAATATCAAAAAACAAGTATTTGCACATTCTTTAAACTAATCTTGTAGACTTTTAACCTTGATATACTAAAAGTATCAGTCTTTTAACATACATATCATGCACATAAAACTTCATGTCTGACCCGAGAAACCTTCCGAGTTAAAAACTGAATGGGTCTTTCCAAACATTTGGGTCACGACTAAATGTTTGGGAAGACCCATTCAGTTTTAAACCCGAAAGCTATTCATTTAAGTTTCATAAATTTTTTAAAACATTATAAAACTATTCATTAAAGatggataaatatatatattaaaactttatAACATGAACATAATAATATTAAACTTAgtacctaaataataataatagaaataattaattgaataataatatattatataatattcactTTACAGTATTGTATATATTGGACGATCGAAAGTTAAATCACGTTTTAAAAATGGAATTATATGCACAACACAATATCTACCGTCCAGTATTTAAAGTTTTTATCAAGTGGACATTTCTGCAACAATATATACTGAAATGATTCGGAATTGAAAggaaatttctttttttttttactgcTGTGAGTGTAAGGTGTTGTTAGTTTTTTAATAACATAAAGAAAATAGAGTTTGAAGATCTGTTTGTTGAATATTGAAAACTGTTTGTTTTAATGTTTACTGAATATATAATTTGAATTCGTGAATTATTGTACTTTTTTCATTTTTTTATcaatgaaaataaaataaattaaaattattgatttaaa
This genomic window from Rutidosis leptorrhynchoides isolate AG116_Rl617_1_P2 chromosome 2, CSIRO_AGI_Rlap_v1, whole genome shotgun sequence contains:
- the LOC139887825 gene encoding uncharacterized protein yields the protein MEWTVSGNALKTFGRSVTCLARIGNELILQASPSQLALHTLNSSRSAYQSIMLKPSFFDTYTVSGSQVQCSVLLKAVCSVLRTPLTSIDHLSVILPDPDASKVQWTLECYNGMKKSYWITCNVEADVQQLSLDRRRLPSSFVVRPRDLNRLLANFQSTLQEITVIATEPASLPADVADEVKGKAVELRSYIDPTKENDSSLHTQLWIDPAEEFVQYTHSGDPVDVTFGVKELKAFLTFCEGCEVDLHLYFDKAGEPILLAPKFSVEDVSVSNFDATLVLATMLVSQLQREPIPAAAETEDQAPAGNVSEHPSDHTRIWSELSAAKSASRIGGHVEVERDQNTNIQEDIRRISTMHVSKAAAATDRVNQQVRLKWDGSNGSVAELGITGRVLDFCNSGSTQSKLVKTQSNSKLLGKSVKVKFGQYSSTPRVSEYSLKNPDQFFDEHFLDHISHQPMQTEYEGEPQGRAEISDHGVVSQRHHSNWVDADEDEDDDQGEDSEPYVQATPPYCEE